A region from the Hydra vulgaris chromosome 08, alternate assembly HydraT2T_AEP genome encodes:
- the LOC136084041 gene encoding uncharacterized protein LOC136084041 isoform X1: MLYAIVAFDEENTTDYLPLIWLVNAISQNILSIISSRKSTDFYWPRWTNVKKIDFAKSMCQEPEVGWLRFSGRILSTADTESEAKEKCRYAEDTSNVDEIYQKNLNSQSFEENQGNPSEKKNEDTSRLFNEEFDEQIEKRKKKTAKENTKVKKFDNLNKSMNHTITKPVAPSFLTSQCCSTSDDVDLRISSSLPNLSVNFHETNQRNANASSILSLTELNVAESSGIFKAIFKGLEQIKDTQKIHSKMIQHILLNLNIEGGTDSPELPEGLQFPATTIEELDKAQEILTDVNAQKILVRILVENGGHDISEFIKRNMTYLIGNTLARQLNMTGQKNKRGFIKTLLYKVLFASVKKNISTRECTKKQLEEVLSKWFGNSRDRGEGRRRRLEIGNNTDENLINF; the protein is encoded by the exons ATGTTGTATGCAATTGTTGCTTTTGACGAAGAAAACACTACTGACTACTTGCCACTTATTTGGTTAGTGAATGCAataagtcaaaatattttatcaataatttccTCTAGAAAATCAACTGATTTTTATTGGCCTCGATggacaaatgtaaaaaaaatagactTTGCTAAATCAATGTGTCAAGAACCTGAGGTGGGATGGCTTAGGTTTTCAGGAAGAATTTTGTCAACTGCAG ATACAGAATctgaagcaaaagaaaaatgCAGATATGCAGAAGATACTTCAAATGTTGATGAAATATATCAGAAAAACCTAAATAG cCAGTCCTTTGAAGAAAATCAAGGAAACCCTTCTGAGAAAA aaaatgaagATACGTCAAGACtatttaatgaagaatttgATGAACAAATTgagaaaaggaaaaagaaaacaGCAAAAGA aaatactaAAGTCAAAAAGTTTGATAACCTTAACAAATCTATGAATCATACAATTACCAAGCCAGTTGCTCCATCTTtcttaa CTTCCCAATGTTGTTCAACTTCAGATGATGTTGACCTTCGTATAAGTTCATCTTTACCAA atctaTCTGTGAACTTTCATGAAACCAATCAAAGAAATGCCAATGCTTCATCAATACTATCGTTGACTGAATTGAATGTAGCAGAATCTTCAG gaATCTTTAAAGCCATTTTTAAAGGATTGGAACAAATTAAAGATACTCAAAAGATTCACTCTAAAATGATACAACATATATTGctaaatttaaacattgaaGGGGGCACAGATTCACCTGAGCTACCGGAAGGTTTACAATTTCCAGCAACTACAATTGAAGAACTGGATAAGGCCCAAGAAATATTAACTGATGTTAATGCTCAAAAGATTTTG gTTCGTATTCTTGTTGAAAATGGTGGACATGATATTTCTGAATTTATTAAGCGTAACATGACATATCTTATTGGTAATACTTTGGCCAGACAACTAAATATGACTGGCCAAAAAAACAAGCGTGGCTTCATTAAAACTCTTTTGTACAAAGTTCTTTTTG CTTCtgtaaaaaagaatatatctaCAAGGGAGTGTACCAAAAAACAGCTTGAGGAAGTCCTTTCAAAATGGTTTGGTAATTCCCGTGACAGAGGTGAAGGTCGCAGACGACGTTTGGAAATAGGAAATAATACAGacgaaaatttaataaatttttga
- the LOC136084041 gene encoding uncharacterized protein LOC136084041 isoform X2 gives MLYAIVAFDEENTTDYLPLIWLVNAISQNILSIISSRKSTDFYWPRWTNVKKIDFAKSMCQEPEVGWLRFSGRILSTADTESEAKEKCRYAEDTSNVDEIYQKNLNSQSFEENQGNPSEKKNEDTSRLFNEEFDEQIEKRKKKTAKENTKVKKFDNLNKSMNHTITKPVAPSFLTSQCCSTSDDVDLRISSSLPNLSVNFHETNQRNANASSILSLTELNVAESSGLEQIKDTQKIHSKMIQHILLNLNIEGGTDSPELPEGLQFPATTIEELDKAQEILTDVNAQKILVRILVENGGHDISEFIKRNMTYLIGNTLARQLNMTGQKNKRGFIKTLLYKVLFASVKKNISTRECTKKQLEEVLSKWFGNSRDRGEGRRRRLEIGNNTDENLINF, from the exons ATGTTGTATGCAATTGTTGCTTTTGACGAAGAAAACACTACTGACTACTTGCCACTTATTTGGTTAGTGAATGCAataagtcaaaatattttatcaataatttccTCTAGAAAATCAACTGATTTTTATTGGCCTCGATggacaaatgtaaaaaaaatagactTTGCTAAATCAATGTGTCAAGAACCTGAGGTGGGATGGCTTAGGTTTTCAGGAAGAATTTTGTCAACTGCAG ATACAGAATctgaagcaaaagaaaaatgCAGATATGCAGAAGATACTTCAAATGTTGATGAAATATATCAGAAAAACCTAAATAG cCAGTCCTTTGAAGAAAATCAAGGAAACCCTTCTGAGAAAA aaaatgaagATACGTCAAGACtatttaatgaagaatttgATGAACAAATTgagaaaaggaaaaagaaaacaGCAAAAGA aaatactaAAGTCAAAAAGTTTGATAACCTTAACAAATCTATGAATCATACAATTACCAAGCCAGTTGCTCCATCTTtcttaa CTTCCCAATGTTGTTCAACTTCAGATGATGTTGACCTTCGTATAAGTTCATCTTTACCAA atctaTCTGTGAACTTTCATGAAACCAATCAAAGAAATGCCAATGCTTCATCAATACTATCGTTGACTGAATTGAATGTAGCAGAATCTTCAG GATTGGAACAAATTAAAGATACTCAAAAGATTCACTCTAAAATGATACAACATATATTGctaaatttaaacattgaaGGGGGCACAGATTCACCTGAGCTACCGGAAGGTTTACAATTTCCAGCAACTACAATTGAAGAACTGGATAAGGCCCAAGAAATATTAACTGATGTTAATGCTCAAAAGATTTTG gTTCGTATTCTTGTTGAAAATGGTGGACATGATATTTCTGAATTTATTAAGCGTAACATGACATATCTTATTGGTAATACTTTGGCCAGACAACTAAATATGACTGGCCAAAAAAACAAGCGTGGCTTCATTAAAACTCTTTTGTACAAAGTTCTTTTTG CTTCtgtaaaaaagaatatatctaCAAGGGAGTGTACCAAAAAACAGCTTGAGGAAGTCCTTTCAAAATGGTTTGGTAATTCCCGTGACAGAGGTGAAGGTCGCAGACGACGTTTGGAAATAGGAAATAATACAGacgaaaatttaataaatttttga